The following coding sequences lie in one Haladaptatus sp. DJG-WS-42 genomic window:
- a CDS encoding peroxiredoxin produces MTGERGLAVGARAPEFTAPLVTADGSIEPTELATLLEDRPVLLAFYTNDFTPDCISEWCAFRDYDWFASGERVQVVGVSKSRPATHRRFIDKLGLSFPLYSDADLSIAEAYDVKYRTFKVIPRAHRSCFLIDQDGIIRYRWIAENAIDPTLDTPPLAELHEAVAEHVGELENETFGF; encoded by the coding sequence ATGACTGGAGAACGAGGGTTGGCTGTGGGGGCTCGGGCACCGGAATTCACCGCCCCATTGGTCACCGCAGACGGCTCAATAGAACCGACTGAACTCGCGACGTTACTCGAAGACCGACCCGTCTTGCTCGCGTTCTACACCAACGACTTCACGCCGGACTGTATCAGCGAGTGGTGTGCCTTCCGCGATTACGACTGGTTTGCAAGCGGCGAGCGGGTGCAGGTCGTCGGCGTGAGCAAATCTCGACCAGCGACCCACCGACGGTTCATCGACAAACTCGGCCTCTCGTTTCCGCTGTACTCCGATGCAGACCTCTCGATTGCAGAAGCCTACGACGTGAAATACCGCACGTTCAAAGTGATTCCGCGCGCCCACCGGTCGTGTTTCCTCATCGACCAAGACGGCATCATCCGCTACCGGTGGATTGCGGAGAACGCCATCGACCCGACGCTCGATACGCCGCCGCTCGCAGAACTTCACGAGGCGGTCGCAGAACACGTTGGCGAACTCGAAAACGAGACGTTTGGCTTCTAA
- a CDS encoding biotin/lipoate A/B protein ligase family protein produces the protein MTDLADREWRLIREEAWDGPMNMALDEIAAETAAAGGPRTVRVYQWKPSTLSLGYRQDSDSVNWAFCEREGISVTRRPTGGGGIYHGEYTDISYSITAPAAELPGDLMETYELLCTPVFSAFTEMGVSAHFADEPQPSLYKPSCYLRDLHPAHDVVAEGRKISGNAQYRRRDAIIQHGSLKYDLDAKTHLGVFADPDLTPGDVQRRITSIHELTGLSRTDAVTALEDALGAWTQAEEGTWTQDEIDRARERADEKFASEAWNRNRTDPLSK, from the coding sequence ATGACTGACCTCGCAGACCGGGAGTGGCGGCTCATCCGGGAAGAAGCGTGGGACGGCCCGATGAACATGGCACTCGACGAAATCGCCGCGGAGACGGCAGCCGCGGGCGGGCCGCGAACGGTACGCGTCTATCAGTGGAAGCCGAGTACGCTCTCGCTCGGCTACAGACAAGACTCCGACTCCGTGAATTGGGCGTTTTGTGAACGCGAAGGCATCTCGGTCACCCGCAGACCAACTGGTGGCGGCGGCATCTACCACGGTGAATACACCGACATCTCGTACTCGATTACTGCTCCAGCCGCAGAACTACCGGGCGACTTGATGGAGACCTACGAGCTACTCTGTACGCCGGTGTTCTCCGCCTTCACAGAGATGGGCGTCTCTGCACACTTCGCAGACGAACCTCAGCCTTCGCTCTACAAGCCATCGTGTTACCTGCGTGACCTCCACCCGGCCCACGACGTGGTTGCCGAAGGGCGAAAAATTAGTGGGAATGCGCAGTACCGTCGCCGCGATGCCATCATCCAACACGGCTCGCTCAAGTACGACCTCGACGCAAAGACCCATCTCGGGGTGTTTGCAGACCCTGACTTGACACCCGGAGACGTACAACGACGTATCACGTCGATTCACGAACTGACGGGCCTTTCGCGCACGGACGCCGTCACTGCACTCGAAGACGCCCTCGGCGCGTGGACACAGGCTGAAGAAGGAACGTGGACCCAAGACGAAATTGACCGTGCACGCGAGCGAGCGGACGAGAAGTTCGCCTCGGAGGCGTGGAACAGAAACCGAACGGATCCGCTGTCGAAATAG
- a CDS encoding deoxyribonuclease IV, which produces MSSSKVSSDPEKPPHDNIANAVFRQVAFGGNCGQIFTHSPQVWQNPDISDEEAALFKEQTDSELSGPWVIHSSYLVNLCTPKDGLRQKSVDSMQEEVDAAAQLDIEYVNVHLGAHTGAGVEGGLENAVSALSELDIPESVTVLIESDAGSGTKLGGDFEHLAYVLEHSDQNLDICLDTAHAFAAGYDLSTEEGVYETIEELDEIVGLEHLKCVHLNDSKHACGTNKDEHALIGEGLIGEDGMRAFINHPDLADVPLVLETPTEDGKGFEWNINRVKELRN; this is translated from the coding sequence ATGTCGAGTTCGAAAGTGTCGAGTGACCCGGAAAAACCGCCACACGACAACATCGCGAACGCCGTTTTCAGGCAGGTTGCCTTCGGCGGCAACTGCGGACAGATTTTCACCCACTCCCCACAGGTCTGGCAAAACCCAGATATTAGCGACGAGGAAGCCGCGCTGTTCAAAGAACAGACCGACTCCGAGCTGTCCGGACCGTGGGTCATCCACTCCTCGTATCTCGTGAACCTCTGTACCCCGAAAGACGGCCTTCGCCAGAAATCCGTAGACAGCATGCAGGAGGAAGTCGATGCGGCCGCGCAACTCGACATCGAGTACGTAAACGTCCATCTCGGTGCACACACCGGTGCGGGCGTCGAAGGCGGCCTCGAAAACGCTGTCTCCGCGCTCTCGGAACTCGACATTCCAGAGAGCGTTACCGTCCTCATCGAGAGCGACGCGGGCAGCGGGACGAAACTCGGCGGCGATTTCGAACACCTCGCCTACGTCCTCGAACACTCAGACCAGAACCTCGACATCTGCCTCGACACGGCTCACGCCTTCGCGGCGGGCTACGACCTCTCGACCGAGGAAGGCGTCTACGAAACCATCGAAGAACTCGACGAGATTGTTGGCTTAGAACACCTCAAATGCGTCCACCTGAACGACTCGAAACACGCCTGCGGGACGAACAAGGACGAACACGCACTCATCGGTGAGGGGCTGATTGGCGAAGACGGCATGCGCGCGTTCATCAACCACCCCGACCTCGCGGACGTGCCGCTCGT